The Dermacentor albipictus isolate Rhodes 1998 colony chromosome 2, USDA_Dalb.pri_finalv2, whole genome shotgun sequence genome has a segment encoding these proteins:
- the LOC139055756 gene encoding uncharacterized protein: MDAVKPPEPLQLSGNLGNLRRKWLLFKQKEELYITATSSDKPRKEAVKAAILLSTAGDDALDVYNNFVFPEGEDKEGYQTLVRKFEEYCLPEGNQVYERHVFRLRMQDEAEPFESFLRDLKKQAKLCNFGELEPSMIRDQVVFGISDKKLRQRLLGEKDLSLQKLTKCAKQLKFLRSKMHHGRRKGCK; this comes from the coding sequence ATGGACGCCGTCAAGCCCCCGGAGCCGTTGCAGCTTTCCGGAAACTTGGGAAACTTGAGAAGAAAGTGGCTACTGTTCAAGCAGAAGGAGGAACTCTACATCACAGCGACGTCGTCAGACAAGCCAAGGAAGGAAGCTGTAAAAGCGGCAATACTTCTCAGCACCGCAGGTGACGATGCCTTGGACGTGTACAACAACTTCGTGTTTCCCGAAGGTGAGGACAAAGAAGGTTATCAAACTTTGGTCAGGAAGTTTGAAGAGTACTGTCTCCCCGAAGGAAATCAGGTTTATGAAAGGCACGTTTTCCGCCTTCGAATGCAGGACGAGGCAGAACCATTTGAAAGCTTTTTGCGGGATCTCAAGAAGCAAGCGAAACTCTGCAACTTTGGAGAGCTTGAACCATCCATGATAAGGGACCAAGTGGTCTTTGGCATCAGCGACAAAAAGCTCAGGCAGAGGTTACTTGGCGAGAAGGACCTTAGCTTGCAAAAACTGACCAAATGTGCAAAGCAGCTGAAGTTTCTGCGCAGCAAAATGCATCATGGTCGAAGGAAAGGCTGCAAGTAG